The genomic DNA CCCTGTAAGCGACCGCATGCAAAAAAGGGACCGGCTCCGGCCGGTCCCTTTTTCGTTGTGCCGGCCGCGCCGGGGGCAAGGCGCCGGAGGGGCCGGTAGACTTGCCGCTTTCCGCAATGCCTGGCCTTCCGCCGATGTCCGCGATCCGCGCCACCCGCGTCCTTACCGGTATCACCACCTCCGGCACGCCCCATCTGGGCAACTATGTGGGCGCGGTCCGCCCCGCGATCGCCGCCAGCCGCGCGCCGGGTGCCGAGAGCTTCTATTTCCTCGCCGACCTGCACAGCCTGATCAAGGCCCAGGACCCGGCGATGACGCAGCGCTCGACGCTGGAAATCGCCGCCACCTGGCTGGCCGCCGGTCTGGATCCGCAGACCGTGTGGTTCTACCGCCAGAGCGACATTCCCGAGATCACCGAGCTCACCTGGTTCCTGACCTGCGTGGCCGGCAAGGGCATCCTCAACCGCGCGCATGCCTACAAGGCGGCGGTGGACCGCAACCGCGCCGACGGCGAGGACGACGATGCCGGCGTCAGCGCGGGGCTGTTCATGTACCCGGTGCTGATGGCCGCCGATATCCTCATCTTCAATGCCGACCGGGTACCGGTGGGCCGCGACCAGATCCAGCACATCGAGATGGCGCGCGATTTCGGCCAGCGCTTCAACCACGTCTACGGCCGCGACTGGTTCACCCTGCCCGAAGCGGTGATCGACGAGCAGGTGGCGACGTTACCGGGGCTCGACGGCCGCAAGATGAGCAAGAGTTATGGCAACACCATCCCGCTGTTCGTGCCGCGGGAGGAGTTGCGCAAGCTGGTGTTCTCGATCGTCACCGACTCGCGCGCGCCGGGCGAGCCGAAGGACACCGAAGGCTCCGCGCTGTTCCAGCTCTACCAGGCGTTCGCCTCGAAAGAGGAAACCGCCGCCTTCGCGCAGGCCTATGCCGACGGCATCGGCTGGGGCGATGCGAAGCAGCGCCTGTTCGAGCGCGTGGACGCGGAGATCGCGCCGCTGCGCGAGCGCTACAACACGCTGATGGCGCGTCCGGGCGATATCGAGGACATCCTGCGCGATGGCGCGCGCAGGCTGCGCGAGCGCTACGCGACACCGCTGCTGGCCGAACTGCGCCATGCGGTCGGCCTGCGCGACCTGTCGGCCGGTGCCGGACGCAGCGAGGTGGAGCCCGCAGCGGACACGGCCCGCGCGCTGCCGGTGTTCAAGCAGTACCGCGAGGACACCGGGTTCTCGTTCAAGCTGGTCGACGGGGATGCACTGCTTCTGCAGGGTGCGCGTTTCGATGCGCCGCGCGATGCCGGGCAGCTGATCGCGCGGCTCAGGCGTGGCGACGCGGCGCTGTCGACGGGCGTTGACGCCGGCTCGGTGCTGCTGGACGGGCAGGTCATCGGCACGCTGGGCGAGGGCCTTGCCATCGATGCGCTCGAGGATGCGCTGGCACGCCTGCGCGAGGCGGCGGCCGCGGCATGAACGCGCTGGTCGAGATCAACCTCGCGCTGATCCTGTTCCTGCCGTGGTTCCTGATCCTGAGCGTGCTGTTCTGGGCGTATCCGCGGCAGCCGCGTGGCGTTGCGCGGCGGGTGTTCGACGTCGTTGCGATCGCGCTGTCGGTGGTGGCGTTCGTCTACAGCATCCACTGGTCGTTCCACACCGCCGATCCCACCTATGGCGGCATCTGGCAGCAGATCCTCGCCACCGCGGTGGGGTATGGCGTGTACCTGGCGGTGATGACGATCGCGTTCTTCGCGCGCGCAGCCTGGCTGCGGCGTCGCCGCTGACGTGGGTTCCGGGTGTCGCTGTGCGAGCACGCCTGCGCGCGAGCTTCCCGGACCCGACGCACATGTTCCCGGCAGGCGCTGGACCGGCTGATGGCCATCGCGCGCGAGCGCGATTCCACGGAGCAGAGGGCGGCTGGCCGCCTGCGACCAAAGCCCAATCCCGGCGCGCTGCCGGGCTGCCTACACTGGTCGCGTGACCCGGCAACAGGCAGCACCATGAGCGATTCCCACGGCATCGTCACCATCGATACCGGTTACCAGCGCACGGCCTTCTGCGCGGCCTACCTGGTGGTGGAGGCCGGCCGTGCCGCCTTCATCGACAGCGGCACCAGCCGCAGCGTGCCGCAACTGCTGGCCGCACTGGATACCCACGGCGTGCCGCGCGAGGCGGTGGACTGGGTGGTCCTGACCCACGTGCACCTCGATCACGCCGGCGGCGCCGGCGGGCTGATGCGCGAGCTGCCAAACGCCACGCTCGTGGTGCACCCGCGCGGTGCACCGCACATGATCGACCCGGAGCGCCTGTCCGCCAGCGCGCGTGCGGTCTACGGCGACGAGGAATTCGAGCACAGCTACGGCGCGCTGCTTCCGGTGCCCGCCGCCCGCGTGGTGGC from Luteimonas sp. YGD11-2 includes the following:
- a CDS encoding tryptophan--tRNA ligase gives rise to the protein MSAIRATRVLTGITTSGTPHLGNYVGAVRPAIAASRAPGAESFYFLADLHSLIKAQDPAMTQRSTLEIAATWLAAGLDPQTVWFYRQSDIPEITELTWFLTCVAGKGILNRAHAYKAAVDRNRADGEDDDAGVSAGLFMYPVLMAADILIFNADRVPVGRDQIQHIEMARDFGQRFNHVYGRDWFTLPEAVIDEQVATLPGLDGRKMSKSYGNTIPLFVPREELRKLVFSIVTDSRAPGEPKDTEGSALFQLYQAFASKEETAAFAQAYADGIGWGDAKQRLFERVDAEIAPLRERYNTLMARPGDIEDILRDGARRLRERYATPLLAELRHAVGLRDLSAGAGRSEVEPAADTARALPVFKQYREDTGFSFKLVDGDALLLQGARFDAPRDAGQLIARLRRGDAALSTGVDAGSVLLDGQVIGTLGEGLAIDALEDALARLREAAAAA